From one Microbacterium aurum genomic stretch:
- a CDS encoding Gfo/Idh/MocA family protein — MNVPAPVRVGLVGAGPWAEQVHAPMLAAGPETELVGVWTRRPEAATELAARWGVPAFPSYEALLDACEAVAFAVPPAVQAEFAATAARAGRGVLLEKPIAETLEDAAELVQIIEDAGVASVVTLTYRYAAKVREFVAEAQRHTFRGGRALFLTNAYLGGPFATPWRLAKGSILDIGPHAIDLLQTTISTVEAVTAVHGSKEWTAVTLEHAGGAVSQVSLCSHVAADPLRIEVGLFNEEVIRELDVIPAMGGIYGEALLGGTRLLADAEAFGSLRAEFAEAVRSGQPHELDARYGLHLQRVVVAAVQSINTGERVAIQ, encoded by the coding sequence ATGAACGTTCCCGCACCCGTTCGCGTGGGCCTGGTCGGAGCTGGCCCCTGGGCTGAACAGGTACACGCGCCCATGCTCGCAGCCGGGCCAGAGACAGAGTTGGTCGGCGTATGGACACGGCGCCCAGAAGCGGCCACGGAGTTGGCTGCTCGATGGGGTGTCCCGGCGTTCCCGTCGTACGAGGCCCTCCTCGACGCCTGCGAAGCCGTCGCGTTCGCAGTACCCCCGGCCGTTCAGGCGGAGTTCGCCGCAACGGCCGCGCGAGCAGGCCGCGGCGTCCTTCTCGAGAAGCCCATTGCTGAGACGCTCGAGGACGCTGCTGAGTTGGTCCAAATCATCGAGGACGCAGGCGTCGCATCGGTTGTCACCTTGACCTACCGGTACGCGGCGAAAGTCAGAGAGTTCGTGGCCGAGGCGCAGCGGCACACGTTCCGTGGGGGCCGCGCTCTCTTCCTCACCAACGCCTACCTGGGCGGCCCCTTCGCCACGCCATGGCGCCTCGCCAAGGGCTCCATCCTCGATATCGGTCCGCATGCCATCGACCTGCTGCAGACCACTATCAGCACTGTCGAAGCGGTGACCGCCGTACACGGCAGCAAGGAGTGGACAGCGGTGACCTTGGAACACGCCGGGGGCGCAGTCTCACAGGTCTCGCTGTGCTCGCATGTCGCGGCAGACCCACTCCGGATCGAGGTAGGGCTGTTCAACGAAGAGGTCATCAGGGAGCTGGACGTGATCCCCGCGATGGGCGGCATCTATGGCGAGGCGCTTCTCGGAGGCACTCGCCTGCTCGCCGATGCCGAGGCGTTCGGATCCCTGCGTGCGGAGTTCGCAGAAGCCGTCCGCAGTGGGCAGCCGCATGAACTCGACGCTCGGTACGGGCTGCACCTGCAGCGCGTCGTCGTCGCCGCAGTACAGAGCATCAACACCGGAGAGAGAGTCGCAATTCAATGA
- a CDS encoding ABC transporter permease has product MLIIFLVTNESFRQPNNLLNILQQSSIIGIVACGMAVMIIAGGFDLSVGAIGAASTMAGAAIMTGTGSIPLGVLGGIAVGLVAGTFNGLLVSRARITPFVATLGSSTIILGIIYASTNAAPISGIPPEFTQFGLGKIAGIPIPAIVFAGVALLIFVVLKWTKIGHYVYAVGSSREASRLAGVPVQGVLLFTFIVGGTLAGLAGLVLLGQTSIGQPTAGTTWPLTAIAAVVVGGTPLRGGTGGVHSAVIGTLLLGVLANALNLYGVSPYWQPAVTGAVVLLAVGVDSYQRKSSGGVA; this is encoded by the coding sequence ATGCTCATCATCTTCCTCGTGACCAACGAGAGCTTCCGGCAACCGAACAACTTGCTGAACATCCTGCAGCAGAGCTCCATCATCGGGATCGTCGCGTGCGGTATGGCCGTCATGATCATCGCGGGTGGATTCGACCTCTCAGTCGGCGCTATTGGCGCGGCATCGACGATGGCGGGCGCTGCCATCATGACCGGAACCGGCTCCATCCCGTTGGGAGTCCTCGGCGGAATCGCCGTGGGCCTCGTCGCCGGTACCTTCAACGGTCTGCTCGTCTCCCGTGCCCGTATCACCCCGTTCGTGGCGACGCTCGGTAGCAGCACCATCATTCTCGGGATCATCTACGCGTCCACGAACGCTGCCCCGATCTCCGGTATCCCGCCCGAGTTCACACAGTTTGGTCTCGGGAAGATCGCTGGGATCCCGATTCCCGCCATCGTCTTCGCCGGAGTCGCGCTGCTGATCTTCGTAGTCCTCAAATGGACGAAGATCGGCCACTACGTCTACGCCGTCGGTTCTAGTCGCGAGGCAAGCCGTCTGGCTGGTGTGCCGGTGCAGGGTGTGCTCCTGTTCACCTTCATCGTGGGCGGCACGCTCGCCGGACTGGCCGGGTTGGTTCTCCTCGGCCAGACCAGCATCGGCCAGCCGACGGCGGGCACCACGTGGCCACTCACCGCCATCGCGGCCGTGGTTGTCGGCGGCACACCTCTTCGGGGCGGCACCGGCGGAGTGCACTCCGCCGTCATCGGCACGCTCCTTCTGGGTGTCCTCGCTAACGCCCTCAATCTTTACGGCGTATCGCCGTATTGGCAGCCCGCAGTCACGGGAGCAGTCGTACTGCTCGCGGTCGGGGTTGACAGCTATCAGAGAAAGTCAAGTGGAGGTGTGGCATGA
- a CDS encoding SDR family NAD(P)-dependent oxidoreductase, with protein MSKTHAEGRVAVITGGGRGAGRAIAQRLAEDGFDVVIGDVRTESADQAAQEIAASTGVRAAGFSVDVASAASVAEFVDSVVERFGTIDVLINNAGVISILPLEQIDEAEWDRVLDINLKGPYLLTRAALPHLTSSGWGRIVNIASDVGKRGEANIAHYCASKFGVVGLTQATGVELARTGVTVNAICPAIMNTDMMKQIAKEGAALDGADVSDTFSHLPDVVPMGRATEPTDIANVVSFLCSDDASFLTGQSLNVTGGRWMT; from the coding sequence ATGAGCAAGACACATGCAGAAGGACGCGTCGCCGTCATCACCGGCGGGGGCCGGGGCGCGGGGCGGGCCATCGCACAGCGGCTGGCCGAGGACGGGTTCGATGTCGTGATTGGTGACGTCCGCACCGAGTCCGCGGACCAGGCCGCGCAGGAGATCGCGGCGTCGACCGGAGTGCGGGCGGCAGGTTTCTCCGTCGATGTTGCCTCGGCAGCATCCGTTGCGGAGTTCGTCGACAGCGTCGTCGAACGGTTCGGAACCATCGACGTTCTCATCAACAACGCGGGTGTCATCTCCATCCTCCCGCTTGAGCAGATCGACGAAGCCGAATGGGACCGCGTTCTCGACATCAACCTCAAGGGCCCGTACCTGCTCACTCGCGCCGCGCTGCCGCACCTCACATCCTCGGGATGGGGGCGCATCGTGAACATCGCGTCGGATGTGGGCAAGCGTGGTGAAGCCAACATCGCGCACTACTGCGCGTCCAAGTTCGGCGTCGTGGGACTGACCCAGGCGACGGGCGTTGAGCTCGCCCGCACGGGCGTCACGGTCAACGCCATCTGCCCGGCCATCATGAACACGGACATGATGAAGCAGATCGCGAAGGAAGGCGCCGCGCTGGACGGTGCTGATGTCAGCGACACGTTCAGCCACCTCCCCGACGTCGTACCCATGGGCCGCGCTACCGAGCCGACGGACATCGCGAATGTCGTGAGCTTCCTGTGCTCCGACGACGCCTCATTCCTCACCGGGCAGTCTCTCAACGTCACCGGCGGCCGCTGGATGACCTGA
- a CDS encoding IclR family transcriptional regulator has protein sequence MASAFERGLSIVELLAGKEAGLPLHQIADTLVIPRSAAHRLLAELIDAGFVHQKGEMGNYALGLKIAALGLRHLAANDLVSVSKPILDSLAERSQELVRLAMVDTDNNTMVWAVKAQGMRSGLRYDPESGVAVTLSCSATGLGWMSFIPEQEALTRILQQGIGSREDFAPNAPQTIDELREIMETTRKQGYAIAIDMYTRGIGSVAAPVFDGDSVAGVLSVAGPTARLDEARLRELSVPLREAAQELTTLLEQTAGALDGRVMDGA, from the coding sequence GTGGCCAGTGCATTCGAACGCGGGCTTTCCATCGTGGAGTTGCTCGCTGGCAAAGAGGCCGGGCTCCCTCTGCATCAGATTGCCGACACGCTCGTAATACCCCGCAGCGCGGCTCATCGCCTCCTGGCCGAACTCATCGACGCGGGGTTCGTCCATCAGAAGGGCGAGATGGGGAACTACGCCCTCGGGCTCAAGATCGCCGCACTGGGTCTGCGCCACCTGGCCGCGAACGACCTGGTGAGTGTGTCGAAGCCGATCCTCGATTCCTTGGCCGAGCGCTCGCAAGAGCTGGTAAGACTCGCCATGGTGGACACCGACAACAACACAATGGTATGGGCGGTGAAGGCCCAGGGCATGCGCTCCGGACTTCGCTACGACCCCGAGTCTGGCGTCGCGGTGACCTTGAGCTGCTCGGCCACAGGTTTGGGCTGGATGAGCTTCATTCCTGAGCAGGAGGCACTGACCCGCATCCTGCAGCAGGGCATCGGTTCGCGAGAAGACTTCGCTCCGAACGCTCCCCAGACGATTGACGAGCTCCGCGAAATCATGGAGACCACTCGCAAACAGGGGTATGCCATCGCGATAGACATGTATACCCGCGGGATCGGGTCCGTGGCGGCGCCAGTGTTCGATGGCGACTCGGTCGCCGGAGTGTTGAGTGTCGCGGGGCCGACGGCTCGGCTCGACGAAGCTCGCCTTCGTGAACTGAGCGTGCCTCTGCGAGAGGCTGCACAAGAGCTCACGACGCTCCTGGAACAGACCGCTGGCGCGCTCGACGGCCGCGTCATGGACGGCGCCTGA
- a CDS encoding NUDIX hydrolase N-terminal domain-containing protein, with product MDENPGDALRRIAIKLAAIAETGLGFADDPFDRGRYVDVGKLAHELMAAVCSRPLPAFDYEIALAAGYATPKVDVRAGIFDEEGNVLLVRESADHGLWTLPGGWADVLETPREAIEREVLEEAGAHVRAVHLAAVVDRERWPHTPAYDRHIYKLLFVCELLQPVSADFESNETSGIGWFSLDDLPPLSTARVLPEQIALLHRHWSQPAPAFLD from the coding sequence ATGGACGAGAACCCCGGCGACGCGTTGCGACGCATCGCAATCAAACTTGCCGCAATCGCGGAGACCGGCCTAGGGTTCGCCGACGATCCATTCGACCGTGGTCGCTATGTCGATGTCGGCAAGCTTGCGCACGAGCTCATGGCAGCGGTCTGCTCTAGGCCCCTGCCGGCATTTGACTACGAGATTGCTTTGGCAGCCGGTTACGCGACGCCGAAGGTCGATGTGCGCGCGGGCATCTTCGACGAGGAAGGCAACGTCCTCCTCGTACGCGAATCCGCGGACCACGGGCTCTGGACGCTGCCAGGCGGGTGGGCTGATGTTTTGGAGACACCGAGGGAGGCTATCGAGCGAGAGGTGCTGGAAGAGGCGGGCGCCCACGTACGGGCAGTGCATCTGGCAGCTGTAGTGGACCGCGAACGCTGGCCGCACACTCCCGCCTACGACCGGCACATTTACAAGCTGCTGTTCGTCTGCGAACTCCTGCAACCCGTCTCTGCGGATTTCGAGAGCAACGAGACAAGCGGGATTGGATGGTTCTCGCTGGACGACCTTCCGCCCCTCTCGACCGCTCGGGTCCTGCCCGAGCAGATCGCACTTCTTCATCGGCACTGGTCACAGCCGGCACCCGCGTTCCTCGACTAG
- a CDS encoding sugar ABC transporter substrate-binding protein has product MTTKFAKRLAAIGIFTTAVALSVAGCASGGASPEGSAGGDESYDIGVLVFDTTVPYMTPMVAGEKQAAEDLGVTVDVQNGQGDLAQQIAIIQQFVAQGKDALVVTTSDGVGIVPALQAAHEAGIPVIANNTVIEDDKVITYVGSDNVTFGKTMADAVCEELGGKGKIAVILGILGSSPQLDRQTGLNDGIKEKCPDVEILAEQTANWDNAQALTVGQDFLNRFGPGEIDMIVDQGPEGIAPAQWAHENGRDDVKWIVGDIPKAVAPGIESGLIDVAIWQDPYEQGYKSVEDAVNWLRGDKDKVPQPRDYSKNEIITKDDLGDIEPY; this is encoded by the coding sequence ATGACAACGAAGTTTGCAAAGCGGCTGGCCGCTATCGGAATCTTCACCACAGCAGTTGCCCTGTCCGTCGCGGGTTGCGCGTCCGGAGGAGCTTCGCCCGAAGGCTCAGCGGGCGGCGATGAGTCTTACGACATCGGTGTTCTCGTGTTCGACACGACCGTTCCCTACATGACCCCGATGGTCGCGGGGGAGAAGCAGGCGGCCGAGGACCTGGGCGTCACGGTGGACGTCCAGAACGGACAGGGAGACCTCGCGCAGCAGATCGCGATCATCCAGCAGTTCGTCGCCCAGGGCAAGGATGCTCTCGTCGTGACCACGTCCGACGGGGTCGGGATCGTTCCGGCACTCCAGGCAGCTCATGAGGCAGGCATCCCGGTCATCGCCAACAACACCGTCATCGAGGACGACAAGGTCATCACCTACGTCGGATCCGACAACGTGACGTTCGGCAAGACCATGGCCGACGCAGTCTGCGAGGAACTCGGCGGGAAGGGCAAGATCGCCGTCATCCTGGGCATCCTCGGTTCGTCGCCGCAGTTGGACCGACAGACCGGTCTGAACGATGGCATCAAGGAGAAGTGCCCGGATGTGGAGATCCTCGCCGAGCAGACCGCCAACTGGGACAACGCGCAGGCGCTCACCGTCGGCCAGGACTTCCTCAACCGATTCGGACCGGGCGAGATCGACATGATTGTCGACCAGGGTCCCGAGGGAATCGCTCCGGCCCAGTGGGCTCACGAGAACGGCCGTGACGATGTGAAATGGATCGTCGGCGACATCCCGAAGGCGGTCGCGCCCGGCATCGAAAGCGGCTTGATCGACGTAGCCATCTGGCAGGACCCGTACGAGCAGGGCTACAAGTCGGTGGAAGACGCCGTCAACTGGCTCCGCGGAGACAAGGACAAGGTCCCCCAGCCGCGCGACTACAGCAAGAACGAAATCATCACGAAGGACGACCTGGGCGACATCGAGCCCTACTGA
- a CDS encoding FAD-dependent oxidoreductase: MTGNFDFPESVDFLVIGAGAAGLASALVAADNGLRAVVLEKTEYLGGTTAYSAGTCWMPGHSLFGDDADGDRGAGEKYLDALVGDKAPKELRQQYLAVGPTMLERLSRLGVTFRHSRTVVDYHPELPGAGVGRALEPEPFDGRTLGRDRFSHIRPPVPEFALFGGSLMVRRAEVNDLMGIFHASPKAVLLALRLGWRWLFDILRYPRGTRLTMGNALVGTLYYQLLKRGGEVRLNANVKRLLIEDGRVSGAVVESDGREQTINVTRGVVLAGGGFAAGRQWRERLLPKPTPQYTRAAVGASGETLALGVEAGGVIGDHGDNAFWFPSSVGTRRDGSLAVFPHIWDRAKPGIIAVAKSGRRFVDESVSYHRFTRAMYDAQRAGDEAVPAWLVLDQQTLRRYGLGLIRPMVPAAVRRRYVRQGYIIEASSIAELAERIGVDPAGLEATVRESNVAAADGLDKDFGKGSSSFGLQYGDPQHRPSPNLGPISRPPYYALAVVPTPLSTAAGLKTDKDARVVDATGQPIPGLYACGNDADSVMAAEYPGAGCQVGAGLTFGFLAAQHATRK, encoded by the coding sequence ATGACCGGCAACTTTGATTTCCCGGAGTCCGTTGACTTCCTCGTCATCGGTGCTGGGGCAGCCGGCCTCGCGTCCGCCCTGGTGGCCGCAGACAACGGCCTTCGAGCCGTGGTGTTGGAGAAGACGGAGTATCTGGGCGGGACAACTGCGTACAGTGCGGGGACGTGCTGGATGCCGGGCCATTCGCTGTTTGGGGATGACGCGGACGGGGATCGTGGGGCGGGCGAGAAGTACCTCGACGCACTCGTCGGTGACAAGGCGCCCAAGGAACTTCGTCAGCAGTACCTGGCCGTCGGTCCGACGATGCTGGAACGTCTTTCCCGTCTGGGGGTAACGTTCCGGCACTCCCGCACTGTTGTGGACTACCACCCGGAACTGCCCGGCGCGGGCGTGGGGAGAGCACTCGAGCCCGAACCGTTCGATGGGCGCACTCTGGGGCGGGACCGGTTCAGCCACATCCGTCCGCCAGTTCCAGAATTCGCGCTCTTCGGCGGCAGCCTGATGGTGCGCCGAGCCGAGGTCAACGATCTCATGGGCATTTTCCACGCCTCGCCAAAGGCGGTGCTGCTCGCCCTTCGCCTGGGCTGGCGATGGTTATTCGACATCCTGAGGTACCCCCGCGGGACTCGGCTGACGATGGGGAATGCTCTGGTCGGCACTCTCTACTACCAGCTCCTCAAACGTGGTGGTGAGGTGCGACTGAACGCAAACGTCAAGCGACTCCTCATAGAAGACGGCCGAGTGAGCGGTGCGGTTGTTGAATCCGACGGACGGGAACAGACCATCAATGTCACGCGCGGCGTAGTGCTCGCAGGTGGGGGATTCGCTGCTGGAAGGCAGTGGCGGGAACGGCTGCTGCCGAAACCCACCCCCCAGTACACGCGTGCGGCAGTCGGGGCGTCGGGCGAAACGCTCGCTCTCGGCGTGGAGGCGGGCGGGGTGATTGGCGACCACGGCGACAACGCCTTCTGGTTCCCGTCGTCAGTCGGGACTCGTCGCGACGGATCGCTGGCGGTCTTTCCCCACATCTGGGACAGGGCGAAACCAGGCATTATCGCGGTGGCCAAGTCGGGGCGCCGCTTCGTCGATGAGTCCGTGTCGTACCACCGCTTCACCCGGGCGATGTATGACGCGCAGCGCGCCGGCGACGAAGCGGTTCCCGCGTGGCTGGTCCTCGACCAGCAGACGCTGCGCCGGTACGGGCTGGGTCTTATCCGCCCCATGGTTCCCGCCGCGGTGCGACGTCGCTATGTACGGCAGGGATACATCATCGAGGCGTCGAGCATTGCGGAGCTCGCCGAACGCATCGGGGTGGATCCTGCAGGACTTGAAGCCACGGTCCGCGAGAGCAATGTGGCGGCGGCCGACGGCCTCGACAAAGACTTCGGAAAAGGCTCGAGCTCGTTCGGGCTACAGTACGGCGACCCTCAGCATCGTCCAAGCCCCAACCTGGGCCCGATATCTCGTCCCCCGTACTATGCGCTCGCTGTGGTCCCAACCCCGTTGAGTACCGCCGCCGGGCTGAAAACGGATAAGGACGCGCGGGTCGTCGATGCCACCGGACAGCCGATTCCTGGTCTCTACGCGTGCGGCAACGATGCAGACTCGGTGATGGCAGCCGAATATCCGGGTGCAGGATGCCAGGTCGGCGCCGGGCTGACGTTCGGCTTCTTGGCTGCCCAACACGCCACGCGCAAGTAG
- a CDS encoding SDR family NAD(P)-dependent oxidoreductase yields MRAETVTDVRPLQDRVVLVTGGGRGIGAAIALAAADAGARVAIAARHEPVETRARIEANGGEAFSVAGDVADEEDAERMVEQTAAHFGTVDVLVNNAALLETSPILDTDIASFDRVMNANVRGVFLMIRAAGRRMVDQRYGVIINIGSDLAVRGRADYAAYAASKGAVLQLTRTAAIELGTHGVRVVMLSPAVTNTELARPALEDPQTRAELLSKGTLQRINEPEDVAAAAVFLASSAARTVTGCNWPIDAGVLAR; encoded by the coding sequence ATGAGAGCTGAGACGGTGACGGACGTTCGTCCTCTGCAGGATCGCGTCGTTCTGGTCACCGGCGGGGGGAGAGGCATCGGAGCTGCTATTGCTCTGGCCGCAGCCGACGCTGGGGCCAGGGTTGCAATCGCCGCTCGACACGAGCCGGTGGAGACCCGCGCACGGATCGAAGCGAACGGCGGCGAAGCGTTCTCGGTCGCCGGCGACGTTGCTGATGAAGAAGACGCCGAGCGAATGGTCGAACAGACCGCAGCGCACTTCGGCACCGTGGATGTGCTCGTCAACAACGCGGCCCTTCTGGAAACCTCCCCGATCCTGGACACCGACATCGCCAGTTTCGACCGAGTCATGAACGCGAACGTTCGCGGCGTCTTCCTCATGATCCGTGCTGCCGGGCGGCGGATGGTGGATCAGCGCTACGGCGTCATCATCAACATCGGCTCGGACCTCGCTGTGCGTGGACGCGCAGACTATGCCGCGTACGCAGCGAGCAAGGGCGCGGTGCTGCAGCTGACTCGGACCGCAGCCATCGAGCTCGGGACGCACGGGGTGCGGGTCGTGATGCTGTCCCCGGCCGTGACGAACACAGAGCTTGCCCGTCCCGCGCTCGAAGACCCGCAAACGCGTGCCGAGCTTCTGTCCAAAGGGACGCTGCAACGCATCAACGAGCCTGAAGACGTCGCGGCAGCTGCCGTGTTTCTCGCATCGTCCGCGGCCCGAACCGTGACCGGATGCAATTGGCCCATCGACGCGGGCGTACTCGCGCGATAA
- a CDS encoding sugar ABC transporter ATP-binding protein — translation MDQITKDFPGGRVLHGVDFAVQPGEVHALVGENGAGKSTLMKILAGLYPDYGGEIAVAGDLVSMTSPRKALDEGIAVIYQEFALAPDLTVGENIALGREPSLGVPGSISHRKLTRRSAEDAKSLGIDLPIDTPVGLLGVGDQQLTEIVKAVSRKARVLVMDEPTARLSSEERDRLFSIIRGLADRGVAIVYISHFLEEIFSVATRVTVLRDGHLVASQPLADLTVHELARLMVGDKFREIEISARQNLESTDIDREVALVVDGLTVDGVFDPVDFTLHRGEVLGFAGLQGSGRTDLARAIVGESESRRRGRIETKTFRGLPNSPKKALSAGILMLPANRKTEGILSTRPIAENVAVAALSRGLSRFGFVRTRLRRQRVADLMDRFAVRPRDPRVEISALSGGNQQKALFARATAADAAVLILDQPTAGVDVGATVELYDQVDALTKSGVSVILISDDLTELLRLSDRIVLMKEGRAGEPRLAGEYDRASLLAAITGDAPSEEIE, via the coding sequence ATGGACCAGATCACGAAGGACTTCCCAGGTGGGCGAGTTCTGCATGGCGTGGACTTCGCAGTCCAGCCGGGCGAGGTGCATGCCCTTGTCGGGGAGAACGGCGCCGGTAAGTCCACCTTGATGAAGATCCTCGCCGGCCTATACCCCGACTACGGCGGCGAAATCGCTGTTGCCGGCGACCTTGTCTCGATGACCTCGCCCCGCAAGGCGCTCGACGAGGGCATCGCGGTCATCTACCAGGAGTTCGCGCTCGCCCCCGACCTGACCGTCGGCGAGAACATCGCTCTCGGACGTGAGCCCTCGCTCGGGGTGCCGGGCTCCATCAGCCACCGGAAGCTCACCCGCAGATCCGCGGAAGACGCGAAGTCTCTGGGCATCGACCTCCCCATCGATACTCCGGTCGGCTTGCTCGGTGTCGGCGATCAGCAGCTGACTGAAATCGTGAAGGCTGTGTCCCGCAAGGCGCGAGTCCTCGTGATGGACGAGCCCACAGCTCGCCTGTCGTCCGAAGAGCGAGACCGACTGTTCAGCATCATTCGAGGCCTGGCTGACCGGGGTGTCGCCATCGTGTACATCTCCCACTTTCTCGAGGAGATCTTCTCGGTCGCGACCCGGGTCACGGTTTTGCGCGACGGTCATCTGGTGGCCTCGCAGCCACTGGCAGACCTAACGGTTCACGAGCTCGCGCGCCTCATGGTCGGGGACAAGTTCCGCGAAATCGAGATCAGCGCGCGACAGAACCTCGAGTCCACGGACATCGACCGCGAGGTCGCGCTCGTCGTAGACGGATTGACCGTGGACGGTGTGTTCGACCCCGTGGACTTCACACTGCACCGGGGCGAGGTGCTCGGCTTCGCCGGCCTGCAAGGATCGGGCCGCACCGACCTGGCCCGGGCAATCGTCGGCGAGAGCGAATCCCGCAGGCGAGGGCGAATCGAGACCAAGACGTTCCGGGGCCTCCCCAACAGCCCCAAGAAGGCGCTATCCGCGGGCATCCTGATGCTGCCCGCGAACCGCAAGACGGAAGGCATCCTCAGCACCCGTCCAATCGCGGAGAATGTCGCAGTCGCAGCGCTCTCCCGCGGATTGAGCCGATTCGGGTTCGTACGGACTCGCCTGCGCCGCCAGAGGGTGGCAGACCTCATGGACCGCTTCGCTGTCCGACCCCGTGACCCGCGGGTCGAGATCAGCGCTCTCAGCGGCGGCAACCAGCAGAAGGCGCTGTTCGCCCGGGCGACAGCGGCGGACGCGGCCGTCCTGATCCTCGACCAGCCGACGGCCGGCGTAGACGTGGGGGCGACGGTCGAGCTGTATGACCAGGTCGATGCGCTGACGAAATCGGGTGTGTCCGTCATCCTGATCTCTGACGACCTGACCGAACTGCTCCGACTCTCTGACCGCATCGTGCTGATGAAGGAAGGGCGAGCGGGTGAGCCCCGTCTCGCTGGCGAGTACGACCGGGCTAGCCTGCTTGCAGCAATCACTGGGGATGCCCCGTCGGAGGAGATCGAATGA
- a CDS encoding aldehyde dehydrogenase family protein, whose translation MSTTSEVRSYTHLIDGRWTPDAGDFTERHNPANGKLAGRYASATIDDAEAAVAGAREAFDDGRWSNMAPIERGRILLRWAELIRANKERLAQIEAAEVGKPIRIARGDIQGAIDLTEYAGTLAFEIRGEAYDRVHGVDLGVVLQEPVGVVAAIVPWNFPAIIYSQKVPFALAAGCTVVVKPAELTSGTALEMSALALEAGVPANVVNVITGKGSVIGQYLAAHKDIDFLSFTGSTEVSHQIAATASKTHKHLSFELGGKGATIVFDDANLDDAVDGVLFGVYYNQGETCIAGTRLLVQDTIADEFVERLARRAESLRVGDIFDERTDIGAMISESHMETVLSYIASGTESGATLVTGGERVVVESAEDGLFVAPTILDHVGPDLKVFQEEIFGPVLVTARFSTDAEAIELANNSVYGLANGVWTKNIDRAIQMGRALRSGTVWINTANDGSPQLPFGGYKESGNAREKGRRGLEEYLVSKTFHVHVGPRTPFYTNES comes from the coding sequence GTGAGCACAACATCAGAGGTTCGCAGTTACACGCATCTCATCGACGGGCGTTGGACGCCTGACGCCGGTGACTTCACGGAACGGCACAATCCCGCCAATGGTAAACTTGCGGGCCGCTACGCTTCCGCGACCATCGACGACGCGGAAGCTGCAGTAGCCGGAGCGCGGGAAGCGTTCGATGACGGACGGTGGTCGAACATGGCTCCCATTGAGCGGGGCCGCATCCTCCTGCGCTGGGCGGAACTGATTCGCGCCAACAAGGAACGGCTCGCGCAGATCGAAGCAGCTGAGGTCGGAAAGCCGATTCGCATCGCCCGCGGTGACATTCAGGGCGCCATCGACCTCACCGAGTACGCCGGGACGTTGGCGTTCGAGATCCGGGGCGAGGCATACGACCGGGTGCACGGCGTGGACCTCGGCGTTGTCCTTCAAGAGCCGGTTGGCGTGGTTGCCGCCATCGTGCCGTGGAACTTCCCGGCCATCATCTACTCGCAGAAGGTCCCCTTCGCCCTCGCTGCTGGCTGCACCGTCGTCGTCAAGCCGGCCGAGCTCACCTCTGGAACAGCGCTGGAGATGTCCGCACTGGCACTCGAAGCCGGGGTGCCGGCAAACGTGGTGAATGTGATCACGGGCAAAGGGTCGGTCATCGGCCAGTACCTTGCCGCGCACAAGGACATCGACTTTCTCTCCTTCACAGGGTCAACAGAGGTCTCGCACCAGATTGCTGCCACGGCGAGCAAGACCCACAAGCACCTGTCGTTCGAGCTGGGAGGAAAGGGCGCGACCATCGTTTTCGACGATGCGAACCTCGACGACGCCGTAGACGGGGTACTGTTCGGCGTCTACTACAACCAGGGAGAGACCTGCATTGCAGGCACCCGGTTGCTGGTGCAGGACACCATCGCGGATGAGTTTGTTGAGCGCCTCGCCCGCCGCGCAGAGAGCCTCCGTGTCGGGGACATCTTCGACGAGCGAACCGACATCGGCGCGATGATCAGCGAGTCCCACATGGAAACCGTGCTGTCGTACATCGCATCGGGGACCGAGAGCGGCGCGACGCTCGTTACCGGGGGTGAGCGTGTCGTGGTGGAGAGCGCAGAGGACGGCCTGTTCGTTGCGCCGACGATCCTCGACCACGTCGGCCCCGACCTGAAGGTCTTCCAGGAGGAGATCTTCGGTCCGGTTCTCGTGACTGCGCGCTTCTCAACGGACGCCGAGGCCATCGAGTTGGCCAACAACTCCGTGTACGGCCTCGCCAACGGGGTCTGGACGAAGAACATCGACCGTGCCATCCAGATGGGCCGCGCCCTGCGCAGCGGAACCGTGTGGATCAACACGGCCAACGATGGTTCCCCACAGTTGCCGTTCGGCGGCTACAAGGAGTCGGGCAACGCTCGCGAGAAGGGAAGGCGTGGACTCGAGGAGTACCTCGTGTCGAAGACCTTCCATGTTCACGTCGGTCCGCGCACGCCGTTCTACACGAATGAGAGCTGA